Within Synechococcus sp. NB0720_010, the genomic segment TGATGAGGGGCGCGTCTATCGCGGTGCCCTGCCCTTCCGGGTGGAGGAGAGCGCCGTGGGGGATCTGCCCGCGACTCGAACCCAGATCCTCATGAATGTGGGGAACCCGGAGGAGGCCTTCAACCTTGCGGCCATTCCATGCGATGGCGTGGGCCTGGCCCGGCTGGAGTTCATCATCGCCAACCAGATCCGTGTGCATCCGATGGCGTTGCTCCACCTCAACCGGGTGGTGAGCCAGGACGAGCAGCAGGCGATCCTCCAGCTCACGGCCGGCTACGCCAACCCCGCCGACTACTACGTCGATCGACTGGCGCAGGGAATTGGACGGCTGGCCGCAGCCTTTTACCCAAGGCCTGTGGTCCTGCGTTTCTCCGACTTCAAAAGCAACGAGTACGCCAAGCTGCTGGGGGGCAGCGGATTTGAGCCCGTCGAGGCGAACCCGATGCTCGGCTGGCGTGGTGCATCGCGCTACACCTCACCGGCCTTTCGTGAGGCGTTCGCCTTGGAATGCAAGGCCCTCATCGCTGTTCGCCAGCACATGGGGCTGAGCAATGTCATCCCAATGGTGCCCTTCTGCCGCACCCCGGAAGAGGGGGATCGGGTGCTGGAGGAGATGGCTCTCCATGGTCTGGTGCGAGGAGAGCAGGGTCTTGAGGTTTACGTGATGTGTGAACTGCCAAGCAACGTCATGGCGGCCGAAGCCTTTGCCCAGCGTTTCGATGGCTTCTCCATCGGCTCCAATGACCTCACCCAGCTCACCTTGGGCCTGGACCGGGATTCCGCTCTGGTGGCCGAGCTCTTTGATGAACGTCACCCAGCAGTGCTGGAGATGGTGCGCTTGGCCATTCGGACCGCGAAGCAATGCGGTTGCAAGATCGGAATCTGCGGACAGGCCCCGAGTGACTATCCAGAGTTCGCGGAGTTCCTGGTCAAGGAAGGCATCGACTCCATCAGCCTCAATCCCGATGCTGTGATCAAGACACGACTGGCCATTGCCAGCATTGAGCAGCAGCTCTGCTGAGGTTGCCGTTCGCCAGTCATCTCCTCAATACCTTGCGGAGATGAGCGAGCTGGGGCGATGTCGCCTGTTTTTGATGCGTTAGATCCAGTTCTGAGGCGTCACGGCTACCAAGCCGAGGCCCTGCTGGAGGTGCTCGCCGCCGCTCAACAGATCTATGGCCACCTCAGCCCCAGCCTGCTGCGCCATGTCGCCGGTCTCCTGCGATTGCCTTTGAGCCGCGTGCAGGGCACGGCGAGTTTCTATCACCTCTTTCGCCTCAGTCCTCCTCCTCGGCATCAGTGCCTGGTTTGCACCGGCACGGCTTGC encodes:
- a CDS encoding NAD(P)H-dependent oxidoreductase subunit E gives rise to the protein MSPVFDALDPVLRRHGYQAEALLEVLAAAQQIYGHLSPSLLRHVAGLLRLPLSRVQGTASFYHLFRLSPPPRHQCLVCTGTACHVQGAGILFKALQTTLKQPWCELGSVRCIGSCSGGPLLVVDGDIWTHQTSATALAGLRKLEP